The Mangrovibacterium diazotrophicum DNA window TGTTCCGGCGGGAAGTTCAAAGCAGAAAATACGTGCCAGTCGTCTTCAATTTCAGGTCCTTCAGCAACCGTGAAACCTAGGCGGGCAAAGATCTCGATGATCTCGTTACGAACGATTGAAAGGGGATGACGGGAACCAACACGCAATGGCTCGGCAGGCATGGTCAAATCGGTTTTTCCACCGGTTTGTTCCGCCGCTTCGAAATTCTCTTTCAGTTCGTTTATCTTGTTTAAAGCAAATTCTTTCAGTTCGTTAATCGCTTGTCCAACAGCCTTTTTTTGCTCAGCTTCCACGTTTTTGAAATCAGCAAAAAGTTGACTGATCAACCCTTTTTTACTGATGTATTTGATGCGAAGTTCTTCAACTTCCTGTTTCGCAGAAACGCTGATATTCTCGATTTCTTCCTTTAATTGCTTGATTTTGTCTAACATCTTCGTATGCTGTTGAATGAAGGCGCAAAGATAATTATTGAAGTTAGAATAATTAAACGATTGCTGATTTATTTGATGATTGTGATTCGACGCACGCGAATGTCTTCGAGTGGCCGGAAGTCGCTATCGACGGCGACTGCATTAATTTTGTCGGCTACATCCATTCCTTCGGTCACTTCGCCGAAAATGGTATAACTGCCATCAATGTGTGGCGCACCGCCAATGGTTTTGTACATCCGGCGTTGTTCTGGAGTGAATTTGTAACCCGTTTCTTTGGATATTTCATCCAGTTCGAGGTCGGAATATTTTCGGCCGGTTACGATGTAGAATTGAGAGCCATCGGAGCGGCGCTTGCTGTTCCCGCGATCCGGTTTTCGAGGAGAACCAATCACACCCCGTTTGTGAAACAAGCCGGACACAACATGGGCCGGGAGTGTGTAGCCGGGGCCTTTCCACCCGACGACATCGGTTTTACCGGCATAGCGCGTGTCGGCGGCACCACTTTGGATGCAGAATCCTTTGATCACGCGATGGATGAGCAGGCTGTCGTAATAGTTTTCTTTTACCAGGGCGATGAAATTATCACGGTACTCCGGAGTTTCGTTGTAGAGGCGGATCCTGATGTTGCCCATGTCAGTTTCAATCAGCAAGCCCTTTATTTTTTTATTCGCCTCGCTTGTTGCCCGGTCAGCCGAAGATTTCAGCTGATCCAATGGTTGCGGTGTAGTGTTGGCTTTCGCCATCATTGCGAGGACGAGGTCGGAGGGAATCACGAGGTTCTGGTTTTCGTAATCAATCACGTCGGCGTAACCCAACCCGATGCATTTTTCACCGATAAAAACAGGCGTACCGTAAGTTTTGGAGCGGAATTGGTTTGTAACCAGGTAGCGCATGGAGCCAGCAACATTGCCGTGTTTGGTGACTTTTCCGTTGTGCAGCGGAAGCGCATTTCCCTGCGGCTTGGTGAGGTAGATGCTTTTTTGCAGGCTCGGAGCAGTGTTATTTTCGAGCGGAATTGCGGCCCGATGGATTCCCTTCACTTTCAGCAAAACCAGGTCGTTGATCCGGTCGACGGCAACAAAGCCCTCAATCTTGTATTTCTTTTCTTCATCCCAGGGAACAATAACTGCGTTCGTGGCTTCAATGACGGGAGTAAGCCGACTGGCGATCAGGTTGCTATCCACGAAGAAAGCAGTTTCACTTTCGAGGAACCGTGATTGGTCGAAGCTTTCAATTTGAACAATCGAAGGAACATACTGCAGGTAGTCGACCTGGCTCTTGGTTTTTGTGGCTGGTGTTTCCGGATTCGCCTTTTCATCTGCCTTTTGAGGGCCTGAAGAGCAGGCGGCGAGCGTTGCCAGTGCAATAAGAACATATATTCTTTTCAAAACGATCATTGGATGATTTTAACGGTGATTTTCACGTCGGTCAGTGGGCGATTGTTTTCGTCAACTTTCAGTTCGGCAATTTTATCAATCACATCGAAACCAGAGATGCATTCTCCAAAGATGGTGTATTTGCCATCCAGATCGGGGTAACCACCAACGGTTGTATAGGCCTTTCGTTGTTGCTCGTTGAATTCCAATACATTTGGGTTGAGCGCCATTTTAGCATTGATGTCGCTTTTCACCCGGTCGGCAATTTCACGAAACTCGTCAACCTTGTTTTCCTCCTTCAGTTGTTTAAGCTGCGCCTTGATTTCGGGCGTGTAAACTTCTTTGATAATTTTTTTCCGGATGGGACGATTCACGGCCATTTCCATGGTGTCCAGTTCACCTTCAGTAAAAACCTGGCCTTTCACAACGTAAAACTGCGAAATATCCGACTGTTTAAACGGATTGACTTCATCGGGCTGACGAGGGGCGCAGAGGGCTCCTTTTTTGTGAATATGTCCAGGTACAATTTCATCATCTACCGTGTGATCGGGTGACCCGTAACCAATTCGTTTTCCGGGAGGTGCGTTGCGTGACGATCTGGATCCACCTTGAATCAGGAAATTCTGAATAACCCGGTAGAAAAGTGTTTCGTTGTAGTAGCCTTCGCGTGCCAGCTGCATAAAAGCGTCGCGGTGTTTTGGGGTGTCGTTGTAAAGGCGAAAACGCATCGTCCCAAAGTTCGTTTGTATTTCTACAAGGTGGTCAACCTGGTTTTGCGCAATGGCCGAATGGAAAAAGAAAAAGCTTACAGCTATCAGGAAATACTTCATTTTAAAACTTTCACTTTCATGGTTACGTTTTGCACTGGTCGGTCGAATTGGTCTGTTTCAACCGCAGCAATTTTATCCAACACATCAAACCCTTCTATCAACTCGCCAAAAACAGTGTAGCCGCCGTCGAGCGACGGGTAGCCCCCAATTGTCTTGTATACCTCCCGTTTCTCGGGCGAAATTTTGTAAGGGGCGGCTTCGGCAGCCTTTTGAGCAGCCAATTCTTTGATCTCAGCAATCCGAACATCAAAACTATCGCGCTGACCAGCTTGCATCAGTTTATTCAGTTCTGCCTTGTGTTCGTTAAAAACAGCCTGGTTGATTTGCTGAGCCTGTCGATTATTCATTTCAATCTCAAGTGAGTCCAATCCGGCATCGGTAAATGTTTTTCCCTGGACGATGTAGAATTGAGAGCCGGAAGATCGTTTTTCGGGATTTACATTGTCGCCTTTTCGGGCTGCAGCCAACACTCCTTTTTTGTGGAAGAATGCCAGATTGATTTCAGCTGGGATCGTGTAATCAGGGCCACCGTTTCCCAAACGTTGACCGGACGGTGCATTTTTTGACTGCGGGTCGCCACCTTGGATCATAAAATGATTGATAACCCGGTGGAACAGCAAATCATCGAAATAGCCTTCCTGTGCCAATTTGATGAAATTATCACGGTGCTGAGGTGTTTCATCATACAGCAGAAAAACCATCTTCCCGAAATTAGTATCGATTTCTATTTTTTGTCCTTCTTTTTTGTCGGCACCACCGGCGCACGAAACCTGAAATAACAGGAGAATCAGAAGAATTGAGTTAAAAATTTTTGTCATGTTTGATTTCTATGATCTATGAATTTTTGCAACAGCTAGTTGTGTGAGTCACAAATATAATGATTCCGCTTCGGCGAAAAAATCCCTGTTTCAATCATCGCGGGTAGTAGTTAATTCGGGAAAACTCTATTTTTGTTGAAATTGCAATTTCAATATGCAAACACTCGTAGTGAATGATTCTATTCGGCTTGAAAAACTCAGGTATTCACATGCTTTTCAGATTTTTCAGGCTATTGATACCAATCGCAAATTTCTTTCGCCGTGGTTGCCCTTTGTTCAGCAAACGCACTCACAGGATGACACTGAATCCTTTATCCGCTCCATTTTGGCTGATGGAGATACCCGGGGAGACGATGTTTTTGTGATTTGGTACAAGTCTAATTTTGCGGGTCTCATCGGTTTAAAGGAGACTGACTACATCAACCAAAAAACAGAAATTGGTTACTGGTTGATTGAAAAAATGACAGGATTGGGCATAGCCACAAGATCAGTAAAAGCGTTAATCGAGTTTCTTTTTGAAGCGATGAAATTGAATCGGATTCAAATTAAATGTGGTGTTGGAAATTCCAAAAGTTCTGCGGTTCCAAAGCGCTTGGGCTTTGTTTTTGAAGGAATTGAGCGCCAGGGGGAGAAGCACCAGACTGAATTTATCGACCTGGAAGTTTACAGTCTGTTAAAAAAAGAATACAAAAGATTGTGAAAAAATTACATTCTCATTTGCTTGAAAAGACATCATTATAAAACCAAAAAGATTTTGTTTGGCGCCTTTATATATCAAATGGATTAATATTTGATTTCTTTTGTTTGTTTGTGTATTCCGTTTGTCTCATGCTGTCAAGTTGTTAAAAACAATTTTAAAGTTAGAATCGTTTAATAAATTGTTCGATTTTTTAATTTTGGCCCGGAAATTGGTAACTGATACAGCCAGTTAGTTATCGAAAAAACGAGAAAAATGGAAAATAAGACAGCTAGAAGAACCCTGTACAAAGTTCTGAGAAAGACGGGGGTTTCGAGGAATGACATCGAGCTGGAAGCTTCATTTCAGGAAGACCTGAAATTTGACCAGTTGGATTGGACCTTGTTCTTGTTTTATCTTGAAGAATCAATTAATGCCAGCATCGAGGACGATCAGGCATCGGAACTTTACCAGGTTAAAGATTCATTGAAGTTATTAGAAAAGATTGCCTAGAGAGGTATATTTA harbors:
- a CDS encoding peptidylprolyl isomerase, whose translation is MIVLKRIYVLIALATLAACSSGPQKADEKANPETPATKTKSQVDYLQYVPSIVQIESFDQSRFLESETAFFVDSNLIASRLTPVIEATNAVIVPWDEEKKYKIEGFVAVDRINDLVLLKVKGIHRAAIPLENNTAPSLQKSIYLTKPQGNALPLHNGKVTKHGNVAGSMRYLVTNQFRSKTYGTPVFIGEKCIGLGYADVIDYENQNLVIPSDLVLAMMAKANTTPQPLDQLKSSADRATSEANKKIKGLLIETDMGNIRIRLYNETPEYRDNFIALVKENYYDSLLIHRVIKGFCIQSGAADTRYAGKTDVVGWKGPGYTLPAHVVSGLFHKRGVIGSPRKPDRGNSKRRSDGSQFYIVTGRKYSDLELDEISKETGYKFTPEQRRMYKTIGGAPHIDGSYTIFGEVTEGMDVADKINAVAVDSDFRPLEDIRVRRITIIK
- a CDS encoding peptidylprolyl isomerase gives rise to the protein MKYFLIAVSFFFFHSAIAQNQVDHLVEIQTNFGTMRFRLYNDTPKHRDAFMQLAREGYYNETLFYRVIQNFLIQGGSRSSRNAPPGKRIGYGSPDHTVDDEIVPGHIHKKGALCAPRQPDEVNPFKQSDISQFYVVKGQVFTEGELDTMEMAVNRPIRKKIIKEVYTPEIKAQLKQLKEENKVDEFREIADRVKSDINAKMALNPNVLEFNEQQRKAYTTVGGYPDLDGKYTIFGECISGFDVIDKIAELKVDENNRPLTDVKITVKIIQ
- a CDS encoding peptidylprolyl isomerase codes for the protein MTKIFNSILLILLLFQVSCAGGADKKEGQKIEIDTNFGKMVFLLYDETPQHRDNFIKLAQEGYFDDLLFHRVINHFMIQGGDPQSKNAPSGQRLGNGGPDYTIPAEINLAFFHKKGVLAAARKGDNVNPEKRSSGSQFYIVQGKTFTDAGLDSLEIEMNNRQAQQINQAVFNEHKAELNKLMQAGQRDSFDVRIAEIKELAAQKAAEAAPYKISPEKREVYKTIGGYPSLDGGYTVFGELIEGFDVLDKIAAVETDQFDRPVQNVTMKVKVLK
- a CDS encoding GNAT family N-acetyltransferase, whose translation is MQTLVVNDSIRLEKLRYSHAFQIFQAIDTNRKFLSPWLPFVQQTHSQDDTESFIRSILADGDTRGDDVFVIWYKSNFAGLIGLKETDYINQKTEIGYWLIEKMTGLGIATRSVKALIEFLFEAMKLNRIQIKCGVGNSKSSAVPKRLGFVFEGIERQGEKHQTEFIDLEVYSLLKKEYKRL
- a CDS encoding acyl carrier protein; translated protein: MENKTARRTLYKVLRKTGVSRNDIELEASFQEDLKFDQLDWTLFLFYLEESINASIEDDQASELYQVKDSLKLLEKIA